A window of the Mucilaginibacter sp. cycad4 genome harbors these coding sequences:
- the radC gene encoding DNA repair protein RadC translates to MENYESKISIKSWAEEDRPREKLSGQGRRALTDAELIAILIGSGSRTETAVELSKRILRHYDNDLNKLGKASISELSKFKGIGEAKAISIIAALEIGRRRNESESGAIEVITSSRDGYNIMRRHLMDLNHEEFWIILLGRSNKVLGKELISKGGLSATVCDPKIIFYSALQYQASGLILVHNHPSGNLKPSNEDLQLTKKISAAGRMLDMGVFDHLIITDAGYLSLADEGLM, encoded by the coding sequence GTGGAAAACTACGAAAGCAAGATCAGCATTAAATCATGGGCCGAGGAAGACCGCCCGCGTGAGAAACTTAGCGGGCAGGGGCGCCGCGCCCTTACCGATGCCGAGCTGATCGCCATCCTTATCGGCTCGGGCAGTCGTACCGAAACCGCAGTTGAACTGAGCAAGCGCATCCTGCGCCATTATGATAACGACCTGAACAAGCTTGGCAAAGCTTCCATTAGTGAACTATCCAAATTTAAAGGGATAGGAGAGGCCAAAGCTATATCTATTATTGCCGCGCTGGAGATCGGCCGCCGCCGTAATGAATCTGAATCGGGTGCTATTGAAGTGATCACCTCAAGCAGGGATGGTTACAATATTATGCGCCGTCATTTGATGGACCTGAACCACGAGGAGTTCTGGATTATACTATTAGGCCGTTCAAACAAAGTATTAGGGAAGGAGCTGATTAGCAAGGGAGGTTTATCGGCTACGGTATGCGACCCTAAGATCATTTTTTACTCGGCCCTGCAATACCAGGCCAGCGGGCTCATCCTGGTACATAACCACCCATCGGGCAACCTGAAACCCAGTAACGAAGATCTCCAGCTCACCAAAAAAATAAGCGCTGCCGGCCGGATGCTGGACATGGGCGTATTTGACCATTTGATCATTACCGATGCCGGCTACTTAAGTTTGGCCGATGAGGGGTTGATGTGA
- the pheT gene encoding phenylalanine--tRNA ligase subunit beta: MKISYNWLKEFIDTDKTPQEISIILTGTGLEVESLEKVQAVPGGLEGLVIGYVKECADHANSDHLHVTKVDVGDAEDLQIVCGAANVSAGQKVVVAVVGTTVYPTGGEPFAIKKSKIRGEESHGMICAEDEIGLGTSHAGIMVLPENAPVGTPAKEYFKLNDDYMYEIGLTPNRADAASHLGTARDIAAFLKTGINKPDVSAFKVNNTSRTIEVIVENEQASPRYSGLTISGVEVKESPQWLKERLAVIGVRAINNIVDVTNYVLHELGQPLHAFDADEITGGKVLVKNYAEGTVFKTLDDVDRKLSADDLMIGNAEEPMCIAGVFGGAKSGVKESTKNIFLESAYFNPVSVRKTSKRHGLKTDASFRFERGTDPDMTVFALKRAALLIQQVAGGEVSSEISDHYPAPVAPFAVEITYSTIDKLIGKKIGNDEIKGIITALDIKIVNETADSLSLQVPPYRVDVTRDVDVVEEILRIYGYNNIEIPTQIRASLNNSTRPEKDTVQNQLSDLLSANGFNEILANSLTKSAYSDNLDTAVKILNPLSSDLDVMRQTLLYSGLEAIAYNQNRRSADLKFYEFGKVYSLKDDKYLETQRFSIFITGANTAEQWNQKAKQVSFYNIKAVVDGILQRLNISNFTVEDATCKKMSFGIQYMLNGKQLVKFGSVAGVSLKKADVDKEVFCADFNFDLVLAAIRKNKIVFQEVSKFPAVRRDLSMLIDQGVSFGQLKQIAQRTERKLLKEVDVFDVYQGDKLPAGKKSYALSFIIQDLEKTLTDKAIDSIMQKLIYNLGKEAGAEIRK; encoded by the coding sequence ATGAAAATATCTTATAACTGGCTTAAAGAATTTATTGATACTGATAAAACGCCCCAGGAAATTTCCATCATCCTTACCGGTACCGGTTTGGAAGTTGAAAGCCTGGAAAAGGTACAGGCTGTTCCCGGCGGACTGGAAGGCCTGGTGATTGGCTATGTAAAGGAATGTGCTGACCATGCCAATTCTGATCACCTGCATGTTACCAAAGTTGACGTGGGCGATGCGGAAGACCTGCAGATTGTTTGCGGCGCTGCTAACGTGTCTGCCGGGCAAAAAGTGGTGGTTGCCGTAGTTGGTACTACGGTTTACCCAACCGGAGGTGAGCCTTTTGCTATAAAAAAATCAAAGATCAGGGGCGAGGAATCGCACGGGATGATCTGTGCCGAAGATGAGATAGGTTTAGGGACCAGCCATGCGGGTATTATGGTATTGCCGGAGAATGCTCCTGTTGGTACGCCAGCCAAAGAATACTTTAAGCTGAACGACGATTACATGTACGAGATAGGCTTAACCCCCAACCGTGCCGATGCGGCTTCGCATTTGGGTACGGCAAGGGATATTGCCGCATTTCTGAAAACAGGCATTAATAAGCCCGATGTAAGTGCATTTAAAGTTAATAACACCAGTCGTACCATTGAGGTTATTGTAGAGAATGAACAGGCATCACCGCGTTACTCTGGCTTAACCATCAGCGGGGTTGAAGTTAAGGAATCACCACAGTGGCTAAAGGAGCGTTTGGCTGTTATCGGCGTACGCGCTATCAATAACATTGTGGATGTTACCAACTATGTGCTGCATGAGCTTGGCCAGCCCTTACATGCTTTCGATGCCGATGAAATAACCGGTGGTAAAGTGCTGGTGAAAAACTACGCTGAAGGTACGGTATTCAAAACCCTTGATGACGTTGACAGGAAACTATCTGCCGATGACCTGATGATTGGTAATGCCGAAGAGCCTATGTGCATTGCCGGCGTATTTGGCGGTGCAAAATCAGGTGTTAAGGAGTCAACCAAAAATATTTTCCTCGAGAGTGCTTATTTCAACCCGGTATCTGTTCGTAAAACTTCGAAAAGGCATGGTTTAAAAACTGATGCTTCTTTCAGGTTTGAGCGCGGCACCGATCCGGATATGACAGTTTTCGCCCTTAAGCGTGCCGCATTGTTGATTCAGCAGGTTGCAGGCGGCGAGGTATCGTCAGAAATTTCTGATCATTACCCGGCACCGGTTGCTCCGTTTGCTGTGGAGATCACTTATAGCACCATTGATAAACTGATCGGTAAAAAGATTGGCAATGATGAGATCAAAGGTATTATTACCGCGCTTGATATTAAGATAGTGAATGAAACTGCGGATTCACTGTCATTGCAAGTGCCGCCATACCGCGTGGATGTTACCCGCGATGTGGATGTGGTTGAAGAGATCCTGAGGATTTACGGTTATAACAATATCGAGATCCCTACACAGATCAGGGCCTCGTTAAATAACTCCACCCGCCCGGAGAAAGATACGGTGCAAAATCAGTTATCTGATTTGCTGAGCGCGAACGGTTTTAACGAGATCCTGGCCAACTCGCTTACCAAATCTGCTTATTCGGATAACCTGGATACTGCCGTTAAGATCCTGAACCCTTTAAGCAGCGACCTTGATGTAATGCGCCAAACGCTGCTGTACTCTGGTTTGGAAGCTATTGCGTATAACCAAAACCGCCGTAGTGCCGATTTGAAATTTTACGAATTTGGCAAAGTTTATAGCCTTAAAGATGACAAGTATCTCGAGACCCAGCGTTTCAGTATTTTCATTACCGGTGCTAATACTGCCGAGCAATGGAACCAGAAAGCAAAGCAGGTATCGTTCTATAATATCAAGGCTGTAGTGGATGGTATTTTACAACGCCTGAACATCAGCAACTTTACAGTTGAGGATGCAACCTGCAAAAAAATGTCGTTTGGCATTCAATACATGCTTAATGGTAAGCAATTGGTGAAATTTGGTTCGGTAGCAGGTGTTTCACTGAAAAAGGCAGATGTTGATAAAGAAGTATTCTGTGCCGATTTTAACTTCGACCTTGTGCTGGCGGCTATCCGTAAAAATAAGATCGTGTTCCAGGAGGTTTCAAAATTCCCGGCAGTAAGGCGCGATCTTTCCATGCTGATAGACCAGGGTGTATCATTTGGCCAGTTGAAACAAATTGCCCAGCGCACCGAGCGCAAATTGCTGAAGGAAGTTGATGTGTTTGATGTTTACCAGGGCGATAAGCTGCCTGCAGGTAAAAAATCATATGCGCTAAGCTTTATCATCCAGGATCTGGAAAAAACGTTAACGGATAAGGCAATTGATTCTATTATGCAGAAATTAATTTATAATTTAGGAAAAGAAGCCGGAGCGGAGATCAGAAAATAA
- a CDS encoding cell division protein ZapA, with the protein MGEISIKINIADRVYPLKVNMEEEEIIRRAAKLINDRIKEYQENYAVRDKQDLLSMCVLHYATSSLKAEKKVTVEDTEVTEKVYHLDHLLTEFFSK; encoded by the coding sequence ATGGGAGAAATCTCAATAAAAATAAATATTGCTGACCGTGTTTACCCCTTAAAGGTTAACATGGAGGAAGAAGAAATAATACGCAGGGCGGCTAAGCTGATCAACGACCGGATAAAAGAATATCAGGAAAATTATGCGGTTAGGGATAAGCAGGATTTGCTTTCGATGTGTGTGCTGCATTACGCCACTTCATCGTTAAAGGCAGAAAAGAAGGTTACCGTAGAAGATACTGAGGTAACTGAAAAGGTTTATCATTTAGATCATTTGTTGACAGAGTTTTTTTCGAAGTAA